A genomic segment from Vagococcus zengguangii encodes:
- a CDS encoding PepSY domain-containing protein encodes MAQNKNNALIGWGLVGAAALGIAGGIVANKKYQETKTLSPEEILELIKEHFLKEGTIEGAWINYTKEPLRKFAVTYTTYKGGITRKEGDETVQYEFIADAQTGSILDVYPL; translated from the coding sequence ATGGCACAGAACAAAAATAATGCCTTAATTGGTTGGGGACTTGTTGGCGCAGCAGCTTTAGGAATTGCTGGTGGCATAGTGGCTAACAAAAAATATCAAGAAACAAAAACCTTATCACCTGAAGAAATTTTAGAGTTAATTAAAGAGCACTTTTTAAAAGAAGGCACAATTGAGGGAGCTTGGATTAATTATACAAAAGAACCTTTACGCAAATTTGCTGTGACATATACGACTTACAAAGGTGGTATCACGCGTAAAGAAGGCGACGAAACCGTTCAATATGAATTTATCGCTGACGCTCAAACCGGTAGTATTTTAGATGTTTATCCATTATAA
- a CDS encoding MetQ/NlpA family ABC transporter substrate-binding protein, protein MKKTLVLLASFAVLLGGCTSNKNSDSQSKESEKKVIKVASQMESVADILEIANKEAEKEGYTIEMVRVNDNVQYNKLLNDKEVDANLAQHKPFMEDFNEAYKGNLVVVQPVYDAKVGFYSKEYKNIEDIPNGKKVALPNDPSNQGRALAILDEKGLIKLKDGVAFEGTVKDIVENPKDFDFKEIDLVNLASAYDEPDMALVYNYPTYLKKINLTPEDALFLETPNDNHFAISLVAREDNQDSEAIQVLKKAVASDGVRDYLQNEENKVSLIPSF, encoded by the coding sequence ATGAAGAAAACATTAGTCTTATTAGCAAGTTTTGCCGTTTTATTAGGAGGATGCACGAGCAATAAAAATTCTGACAGCCAAAGCAAAGAGTCAGAGAAAAAAGTCATTAAAGTCGCTTCTCAAATGGAGTCAGTGGCGGATATTTTAGAAATTGCCAACAAAGAAGCCGAAAAAGAAGGCTACACGATTGAGATGGTACGCGTTAATGATAACGTGCAATACAATAAATTATTAAATGATAAAGAAGTTGACGCTAATTTAGCACAACACAAACCATTTATGGAAGACTTCAACGAAGCCTATAAAGGTAATTTAGTGGTTGTTCAACCCGTGTATGATGCAAAAGTTGGATTCTACTCAAAAGAATATAAAAACATTGAAGATATTCCGAACGGTAAAAAAGTTGCTTTACCAAACGATCCATCAAATCAAGGTCGCGCCTTAGCCATTCTAGATGAAAAAGGCTTAATCAAATTAAAAGACGGTGTGGCGTTTGAAGGAACAGTTAAAGATATTGTTGAAAATCCTAAAGATTTTGATTTTAAAGAAATCGACTTAGTAAACTTAGCTTCAGCGTATGACGAACCAGATATGGCACTAGTTTACAACTACCCAACTTACTTGAAAAAAATCAATTTAACACCGGAAGACGCGTTATTCTTAGAAACACCAAACGACAATCATTTTGCGATTAGTTTAGTGGCTCGTGAAGACAATCAGGACTCAGAAGCGATTCAAGTCTTGAAAAAAGCCGTTGCCAGTGATGGTGTCCGTGACTACTTACAAAATGAAGAAAATAAAGTGTCGTTAATTCCATCATTTTAA
- a CDS encoding methionine ABC transporter permease: MKEIIEVFNTYRVELFTACAQTGLMLLVSMTVALLIGLPMGTLIFLGKTDQLKHPAMKFLSKLAIVYVDVVRSFPFLLLVVALIPFTRLVLGTSFGTGAASLPLSFVAVAQYGRMVEQSLLDVPVETIALAKSLGATLRQFIFNFLYVEARSSLVLSFTTVTIGMVSYSTIMGVVGGGGIGDFAIRYGYQSYEFILMYLTIVLMIVMVVLIQLLGSFVSKKIDKRR, translated from the coding sequence ATGAAAGAAATAATCGAAGTTTTTAATACGTACCGAGTAGAACTATTTACCGCGTGTGCGCAAACCGGATTAATGTTGCTCGTGTCGATGACGGTAGCACTTTTGATTGGACTACCGATGGGGACCTTAATTTTCTTAGGAAAAACCGATCAACTAAAACACCCAGCGATGAAATTTTTATCCAAATTAGCGATTGTCTATGTTGACGTAGTCCGTTCGTTTCCATTTCTATTATTAGTCGTGGCCTTGATTCCTTTTACGCGTTTAGTACTGGGGACCTCATTTGGAACAGGCGCAGCTTCACTCCCACTCTCATTTGTGGCGGTGGCTCAGTACGGTCGGATGGTTGAACAATCACTACTGGATGTGCCAGTCGAAACGATTGCTTTAGCCAAATCTCTTGGAGCAACCTTACGTCAATTTATTTTTAATTTCTTATACGTGGAAGCACGTTCTAGTTTAGTCTTGAGTTTTACAACAGTGACAATTGGAATGGTCTCTTATTCAACTATCATGGGGGTCGTTGGTGGTGGAGGTATTGGGGATTTTGCCATTCGTTATGGCTATCAATCGTATGAGTTTATTTTAATGTATTTGACCATTGTGTTAATGATTGTGATGGTCGTCTTGATTCAATTATTGGGTTCATTTGTATCAAAAAAAATAGATAAAAGAAGATAA
- a CDS encoding methionine ABC transporter ATP-binding protein, whose translation MIELKNISKIYQQNQKNITALNSVSLRIKPNEFFGLVGESGSGKSTLLKLMNRLEVPTSGDILINGQSLNQMNEQELRKMVQKTAMIFQQFNLLQNQTVKQNVKLPLKLQGKSDDALVANVLEFVGMTPFQDKYPVQLSGGQKQRVAIARALVTKPDILLCDEPTSALDSQNSFEVMKLLKQVQTEFGTTVIFVSHELPLIKQWCQRAGIMEKGNLLAVIEVEPEEVVTQSANYYQQVVEYLQ comes from the coding sequence GTGATTGAATTAAAAAATATCTCGAAAATATATCAGCAAAACCAAAAGAATATAACAGCTTTAAATTCTGTATCGCTCCGCATTAAACCAAATGAATTTTTCGGTTTAGTTGGTGAGAGTGGTTCGGGAAAATCAACTTTATTAAAGTTAATGAATCGCTTAGAAGTTCCCACTTCAGGTGATATTTTGATAAATGGTCAATCATTGAATCAAATGAATGAGCAAGAACTAAGAAAAATGGTTCAAAAGACGGCGATGATTTTTCAACAGTTTAATTTGTTGCAAAATCAAACGGTCAAGCAGAACGTGAAGTTACCATTGAAATTACAGGGAAAATCAGATGATGCGTTAGTTGCTAATGTTTTGGAATTTGTTGGGATGACACCATTCCAAGACAAGTATCCCGTACAACTAAGTGGCGGGCAAAAACAACGAGTCGCCATTGCCAGAGCGTTAGTGACGAAACCAGATATTTTATTGTGTGACGAACCGACCTCGGCGCTTGACTCACAGAATAGCTTTGAAGTCATGAAGCTCCTTAAGCAAGTGCAGACGGAATTCGGCACCACCGTGATTTTTGTCAGCCATGAATTACCGTTAATAAAACAATGGTGCCAGCGCGCAGGCATCATGGAAAAAGGCAATTTATTAGCGGTGATTGAAGTGGAACCTGAAGAGGTTGTCACACAATCAGCCAATTACTATCAGCAAGTTGTGGAGTATTTGCAATGA
- a CDS encoding ATP-binding cassette domain-containing protein: MLIIKYGKKREWLLCLALFLVVSFQGLMMAYIVSGFTTAATQQDSQLFKRVLIVGITLLTLFAVVNYLSKLSKIKLIKSINQSLRSRVMSVYLNSNDKALSKEGLAFLTNDLKQLETNALQVELMAITCLFTVVISVFGALLFDVRMTIVFFIGSLLPLIIGKLTKRKITKASAEWQRTNQQYVRMVKDTLDGLTTIKTYQTIQPMERRATVATNQLENKLATMNKIVSLSDTFVYLVSWISGMMLPFAVGIYLVIEGQLSLGIFMGVLQLSNNFVNPLIQMMQLKNQKATTDAIIENLEVILATENTSSLNEFEPQEHIKFDSLELSGAIVSDGQHVLMPSTNLKVKENEKILITAPSGYGKSTLLKVLQGHHELSTGKYFINNQIVKKLSQLELQRYFAYVQQTPYIFNSSILFNVTLGEDYSDEALEHVIEQVGLADVVAEKGWDYLLGEGQGDLSGGQIQRLEIARALLRKRPVLLIDEGTSALDKQTSLTIRDIINAYPGTVIEVGHKLSTEEQRGFDRVIPLDKQAREAS, encoded by the coding sequence ATGTTAATTATTAAATATGGGAAAAAAAGAGAATGGTTGCTTTGTTTGGCTTTATTTTTGGTTGTATCATTTCAAGGATTAATGATGGCGTATATTGTGAGTGGTTTTACTACTGCCGCCACCCAACAAGATAGTCAGTTGTTCAAACGAGTTCTAATAGTAGGCATTACACTGTTAACTCTTTTTGCCGTGGTAAACTATTTGTCGAAATTGAGTAAAATTAAGTTAATCAAATCAATTAATCAATCGCTAAGGTCTAGAGTGATGTCGGTATATTTGAATAGCAATGATAAAGCGTTAAGTAAAGAAGGACTAGCGTTTCTAACTAATGATTTAAAACAGTTAGAAACGAATGCTTTACAAGTCGAATTAATGGCGATAACGTGTCTTTTTACAGTTGTTATTTCCGTGTTCGGTGCGTTGCTATTTGATGTTCGTATGACGATCGTCTTCTTTATTGGTTCGTTACTACCCTTAATTATTGGCAAGTTAACTAAAAGGAAAATAACAAAAGCTAGCGCTGAGTGGCAAAGAACTAATCAACAATACGTCAGAATGGTCAAAGATACGTTAGATGGTTTAACGACAATCAAAACTTATCAAACGATACAGCCCATGGAAAGACGTGCAACAGTCGCAACTAATCAATTAGAAAATAAATTAGCGACTATGAATAAAATAGTCTCACTATCAGATACCTTTGTTTATTTGGTTTCATGGATATCAGGCATGATGTTGCCTTTTGCGGTGGGTATTTATTTGGTCATTGAAGGGCAACTAAGTTTGGGCATTTTTATGGGCGTGCTCCAATTATCCAATAACTTTGTTAACCCGTTGATTCAGATGATGCAATTGAAAAATCAAAAAGCGACCACAGATGCTATTATCGAGAACTTGGAGGTAATCCTTGCTACGGAGAATACAAGTTCACTAAATGAATTTGAGCCTCAGGAGCACATTAAGTTTGATTCATTGGAACTAAGCGGTGCTATCGTTTCAGATGGACAGCATGTCTTAATGCCGTCTACTAATTTAAAAGTGAAAGAAAACGAAAAAATCCTAATTACCGCGCCGTCAGGTTATGGGAAAAGTACATTGTTAAAAGTACTGCAAGGGCATCATGAGTTAAGTACAGGTAAATATTTTATTAATAATCAAATAGTAAAAAAACTTTCCCAATTAGAATTACAACGTTACTTTGCTTATGTCCAGCAAACACCTTATATTTTTAACAGTAGTATATTATTCAATGTAACGCTCGGCGAAGATTATTCAGACGAGGCGCTTGAGCATGTCATCGAACAAGTTGGGTTGGCGGATGTTGTTGCTGAAAAGGGCTGGGATTATTTGTTAGGTGAGGGACAAGGCGATTTGTCAGGTGGGCAAATTCAACGGTTAGAAATTGCTAGAGCTTTATTAAGGAAGCGTCCGGTTTTATTAATTGATGAAGGGACTTCTGCACTAGACAAACAAACTTCGTTAACAATTCGTGATATAATTAACGCTTATCCTGGTACAGTAATTGAAGTCGGGCATAAATTAAGTACAGAAGAACAACGTGGCTTTGATCGTGTGATACCACTCGATAAACAAGCAAGAGAAGCGAGTTAG
- a CDS encoding Rgg/GadR/MutR family transcriptional regulator, with product MKTYGEVFHYLRTNKGMRLKELSDEQLSISLIAQFEKNQSKLSYDRFIRLMNKLEVSFDEVQALLEQSTLEKSYEDILMNQYQNITNSVVGYDKELFSQLHQQLIQKSQEFFTYLQKHPSLRLAHYYQFVLINNQMWYELSAHDKQLKLSYCQTKVQSYLSPIIQYLLSVDNWGVYEISLMNRFAIAMPIDLLMKLMNQATKRAKNYQHLPGNQEMIFNVFLTCFSVALNLDAFDEAKLILKKIRDHLKTTPDTRYAMRLMFYESLLQNKMGNNQEGERLFQQLIETYNLIGLPELGKKITEERKNMEYSEQQGAFSVYIYIV from the coding sequence ATGAAAACTTATGGTGAGGTATTTCACTATTTAAGAACAAATAAAGGCATGAGATTAAAAGAATTATCCGATGAACAACTGTCCATTTCACTCATTGCCCAATTTGAAAAAAATCAATCGAAATTATCTTATGACCGCTTTATTCGCTTGATGAATAAATTAGAAGTTTCTTTTGATGAAGTACAGGCTCTTTTAGAACAATCGACTTTAGAAAAGAGCTATGAAGACATATTAATGAACCAGTACCAAAATATAACGAATAGTGTAGTCGGTTACGATAAAGAGTTATTTTCTCAACTACATCAACAATTAATACAAAAATCACAAGAATTTTTTACATATTTACAAAAGCATCCTAGTTTACGTTTAGCTCATTATTACCAATTTGTATTAATTAATAATCAGATGTGGTATGAACTCTCCGCACATGATAAACAACTGAAATTAAGTTATTGCCAAACAAAAGTACAATCCTATTTATCACCGATTATCCAATACTTACTTTCGGTTGATAACTGGGGAGTGTATGAAATTTCTTTAATGAATCGTTTTGCCATTGCTATGCCCATTGATTTACTTATGAAATTAATGAATCAAGCAACCAAAAGAGCCAAAAACTATCAACACCTTCCAGGAAACCAAGAAATGATTTTTAATGTTTTTTTGACTTGTTTTTCAGTAGCCTTAAACTTGGATGCATTTGATGAAGCCAAACTCATTCTCAAAAAAATAAGAGACCATCTAAAAACAACTCCAGATACACGTTACGCTATGCGTTTAATGTTTTATGAATCATTGTTACAAAATAAAATGGGGAATAATCAAGAAGGCGAACGACTTTTCCAACAACTGATAGAAACCTATAATCTAATAGGATTACCTGAACTAGGAAAAAAAATAACAGAAGAACGAAAAAATATGGAATACTCAGAACAACAAGGAGCATTTTCCGTCTATATTTATATTGTTTAA
- the trmB gene encoding tRNA (guanosine(46)-N7)-methyltransferase TrmB, with the protein MRVRNKPWAKELIEQNPQYVVENPESHKGKWQERFEKVQPLHIEVGSGKGRFIVGMAKQNPDINYIAIELEESVLVSILEKQLEEKLPNLQILHVNGSALTEYFEAGEVDLLYLNFSDPWPKTRHAKRRLTYKTFLATYETILVDNGEVHFKTDNRGLFEYSLVSFSEYGMRLKQVWLDLHASDFEGNVMTEYEEKFSSKGQPIYRVEAQFVK; encoded by the coding sequence ATGAGAGTTAGAAACAAACCATGGGCAAAAGAGTTAATCGAACAAAATCCCCAATACGTTGTAGAAAATCCTGAAAGCCATAAAGGAAAATGGCAAGAACGCTTTGAAAAGGTTCAACCCTTACATATCGAAGTCGGTTCTGGTAAAGGTCGTTTTATCGTAGGAATGGCGAAACAAAATCCAGATATTAACTATATCGCGATTGAATTAGAAGAAAGTGTTTTAGTCTCAATTCTAGAAAAACAATTAGAAGAAAAATTACCTAATTTGCAAATATTACACGTTAACGGCTCAGCCTTAACGGAGTATTTTGAAGCAGGCGAAGTTGATTTATTATACTTAAACTTTTCTGATCCATGGCCAAAAACACGCCATGCGAAGCGTCGTTTAACATATAAAACATTTTTAGCAACGTATGAAACGATCTTAGTCGATAACGGTGAAGTTCACTTCAAAACCGATAACCGCGGTTTATTTGAATATTCATTAGTCAGTTTCTCGGAATATGGCATGCGTTTAAAACAAGTCTGGTTAGACTTACATGCTTCTGACTTTGAAGGAAATGTGATGACCGAATACGAAGAGAAGTTCTCAAGTAAAGGCCAACCAATTTATCGCGTTGAAGCACAATTTGTGAAATAA
- a CDS encoding phosphotransferase family protein has translation METDFQFDNTWTLHSIAGDTGKSYMGIRNTEKVFIKRNTTPFLAALSQEGVAPKLLWTKRTGTGDIITAQEWLDGNVLSAADMKENQEVIKLLLRLHHSSSLKNMLSKVGGHKRSAFDFLREYAQDVPQELKDNHYLHRVFRYLEDHLPSDTDSCVCHGDPVHHNWYVSNDQRLYLVDWDNCVLADPVVDVAYILCRYIPKDEWQAWLQAYGVEVTPDYMQKVQWYIGMMLLLNIKHYHLQQNNEKIEQELKLLKDYFIFE, from the coding sequence ATGGAAACTGATTTTCAATTTGATAATACTTGGACCCTGCACTCCATTGCGGGAGATACCGGTAAGTCTTATATGGGCATTCGCAATACTGAAAAAGTATTCATAAAACGTAATACCACACCGTTTCTGGCTGCACTTTCTCAAGAAGGCGTTGCGCCTAAACTGTTGTGGACAAAGCGAACAGGGACCGGCGATATTATCACAGCCCAAGAATGGCTTGACGGAAACGTTTTAAGCGCGGCTGATATGAAAGAAAACCAAGAAGTGATTAAATTATTATTGCGTTTACATCATTCAAGTTCTCTAAAAAATATGTTAAGCAAAGTTGGCGGACATAAACGTAGCGCCTTTGATTTTTTAAGAGAATATGCACAAGATGTACCGCAAGAATTAAAAGATAATCATTATTTACATCGTGTCTTTAGATATTTAGAAGATCATTTACCAAGCGATACGGATAGTTGTGTGTGTCATGGTGATCCGGTTCATCACAACTGGTACGTGTCGAATGATCAACGCTTATATTTAGTCGATTGGGACAATTGCGTACTTGCGGATCCAGTTGTTGATGTCGCATATATATTATGTCGCTATATTCCTAAAGATGAATGGCAAGCGTGGTTACAAGCATACGGTGTGGAAGTGACACCCGATTATATGCAAAAAGTTCAGTGGTACATTGGCATGATGTTGTTACTAAATATCAAGCATTACCATTTGCAACAAAATAATGAAAAAATAGAACAAGAATTAAAGTTATTAAAAGACTATTTTATTTTTGAATAA
- a CDS encoding ABC transporter permease, with the protein MAELFQLRLSRYQKKLFRYLKYVFNDHMSLLLLFLVGGFVFYYTEFIKVIAEHPLMIKVLVGFIWLGALSIGRLATLVEEADKVFLLPKEKEISRYLNQAFKHSLMLPMFVIVLVVALSGPLLLTDASQTFIGLSPFLFMMLAFKFSHLQLQQQALYQLPAKQKKTATRNLWLIAVLFIGLGLLFNPVLAMCGSLGWVLSFNKETKRILAQGIFDWDQAIKAENSRQKKIYQFINLFTDVPGIKSQVKRRSYFDGLITKVTKNDKNPYVYLFARSFVRGNEFSGMFVRLLLVAIVMLWFAKSLYMALPISLVAIFLIGFQLIPMYHQFDYMVMTQLYPVPDSQKQKGLQKVMAVLLLLAAVILAIVLAITVNGLANKGLAVAATIAFSLVLSYLYVPLRLKK; encoded by the coding sequence ATGGCAGAACTGTTCCAATTACGCTTAAGTCGTTACCAAAAGAAATTATTTCGATATCTGAAGTATGTCTTTAATGATCACATGTCATTGTTATTACTATTTTTAGTCGGTGGTTTTGTTTTTTATTATACAGAATTTATTAAAGTTATTGCGGAGCATCCGCTGATGATTAAGGTATTAGTCGGTTTTATCTGGTTAGGTGCTTTATCTATCGGTCGATTGGCGACCTTGGTCGAAGAAGCTGATAAAGTTTTTTTACTACCTAAAGAAAAAGAAATTAGCCGCTATTTAAATCAGGCATTTAAGCATTCATTAATGCTTCCTATGTTTGTTATAGTCCTTGTCGTGGCGTTGTCTGGACCGCTATTGTTAACAGATGCTAGTCAAACGTTTATCGGCTTATCACCATTTTTATTCATGATGTTGGCATTTAAATTTTCTCATCTGCAACTGCAACAACAGGCTTTGTATCAGTTGCCGGCTAAACAGAAGAAAACGGCGACTCGCAATTTGTGGTTAATAGCTGTCCTTTTTATTGGTTTAGGTTTACTTTTTAATCCGGTTCTTGCGATGTGTGGCTCACTAGGATGGGTCCTTAGCTTCAATAAAGAAACGAAACGAATCTTAGCTCAGGGGATTTTCGACTGGGACCAGGCGATTAAAGCTGAAAATAGTCGTCAGAAAAAAATCTATCAGTTTATTAATTTATTCACGGATGTGCCAGGTATTAAGAGTCAAGTCAAACGTCGTAGCTATTTCGATGGCTTGATAACAAAAGTCACGAAAAATGATAAAAATCCGTATGTCTATTTGTTTGCGAGAAGTTTTGTACGTGGTAATGAATTTAGTGGGATGTTTGTGAGGTTGTTATTAGTAGCGATTGTCATGTTATGGTTCGCGAAGAGTTTATACATGGCTTTACCTATTAGTTTAGTCGCTATCTTTTTAATTGGTTTCCAATTAATTCCGATGTATCACCAATTTGATTACATGGTTATGACCCAACTATATCCTGTTCCGGACAGTCAGAAGCAAAAGGGACTCCAAAAAGTAATGGCGGTGTTATTACTGCTTGCTGCTGTGATTTTGGCTATTGTTTTAGCTATCACAGTCAATGGTTTAGCTAATAAAGGCTTAGCCGTTGCAGCGACTATTGCGTTTAGTTTAGTTCTAAGCTACCTTTATGTGCCACTGCGTCTCAAAAAATAA
- a CDS encoding ABC transporter ATP-binding protein, whose product MSLKIDNLTGGYGHLPVLKDISFDVSSGELVGLIGLNGAGKSTTIKNIIGLLTPQKGEITIDGEQLKNNPSVYRKKIGYIPETPALYEELTLKEHIEITCMAYDIPLEEGMKRAESLLKTFRLENKLEWFPSNFSKGMKQKVMILCAFLIEPSLYIIDEPFLGLDPLAIHALLELMNEMKEQGAAILMSTHILATAEKYCDRFVVLHEGKIRAVGTMAELRREFSLPEASLDEIYVKLTEEEGNA is encoded by the coding sequence ATGAGTTTAAAAATAGATAATCTAACAGGGGGTTACGGCCATTTACCTGTTTTAAAAGATATTAGTTTTGACGTGTCGTCCGGTGAATTAGTTGGTTTAATCGGATTAAATGGAGCCGGTAAAAGTACGACGATTAAAAACATCATCGGTCTTTTAACACCACAAAAAGGTGAAATCACGATTGATGGTGAGCAATTAAAAAATAATCCATCTGTTTATCGTAAAAAAATTGGCTATATCCCAGAAACGCCTGCTCTGTACGAAGAATTGACGTTAAAAGAGCACATCGAAATTACATGTATGGCGTATGATATTCCGTTAGAAGAAGGGATGAAGCGAGCAGAAAGTTTATTGAAAACCTTCCGTCTCGAAAATAAATTAGAATGGTTTCCGTCAAATTTTTCAAAAGGAATGAAACAAAAGGTGATGATTTTATGTGCCTTTTTAATTGAACCAAGTTTGTATATTATTGATGAACCTTTTTTAGGATTAGATCCATTAGCGATTCACGCCTTGTTAGAATTGATGAACGAAATGAAAGAACAAGGGGCAGCTATTTTAATGTCAACACATATTTTAGCGACCGCTGAAAAATATTGTGATCGTTTTGTCGTGTTACATGAAGGGAAAATACGAGCAGTAGGTACGATGGCTGAGTTGCGCCGAGAGTTTTCATTACCTGAAGCGTCACTTGATGAAATCTATGTTAAGCTGACCGAGGAAGAGGGGAATGCTTAA
- a CDS encoding HIT family protein: protein MTDCIFCKIISGDIPSYKVYEDDEVFAFLDLSQVTKGHTLVIPKKHVTDIFEYDDDLAASLFARVPKIARALEKAFPEMQGLNLINNNKELAYQSVFHSHIHLIPRYATDDDFGLKFGNNQTKYSTEEMLAIAEAIKNEVN from the coding sequence ATGACAGACTGTATTTTTTGTAAAATCATTTCAGGTGACATTCCAAGCTATAAAGTCTATGAAGACGATGAGGTATTCGCCTTTTTAGATTTATCACAAGTTACGAAAGGTCACACACTAGTTATCCCTAAAAAGCATGTCACAGATATTTTCGAATACGATGATGACTTAGCTGCTAGTCTATTTGCGCGTGTACCCAAAATCGCCCGTGCGTTAGAAAAAGCTTTTCCAGAGATGCAAGGCTTAAACTTAATTAACAACAATAAGGAACTAGCGTACCAATCAGTCTTCCATTCTCATATCCACTTAATTCCACGTTATGCTACTGATGACGATTTCGGTTTGAAGTTTGGCAACAACCAAACAAAATATTCAACAGAAGAAATGTTGGCTATTGCTGAAGCCATTAAAAATGAGGTGAACTAA
- a CDS encoding YtxH domain-containing protein, whose amino-acid sequence MAKFSKGILFGSLIGGALGLLYAPKSGKDLRQKFSSDVNQSKDNMVNAIDTSVQNVNEMQQSLTDLNQSLANFKAVAQETLPKIASETKETIEAFKFQSKPRIKEIKQTTEQIKQHLNDFNSPQK is encoded by the coding sequence ATGGCTAAATTTTCTAAAGGAATCTTGTTCGGTTCACTTATCGGTGGAGCGTTAGGTTTACTTTATGCACCTAAAAGTGGCAAAGATTTACGTCAAAAATTTTCTAGTGATGTTAATCAATCAAAAGACAACATGGTCAATGCAATCGATACATCCGTCCAAAATGTGAATGAGATGCAACAAAGTTTAACCGATTTAAACCAATCATTAGCGAACTTTAAAGCAGTCGCACAAGAAACCTTACCCAAAATTGCTAGCGAAACGAAAGAAACTATCGAAGCGTTCAAGTTCCAATCAAAACCACGTATTAAAGAAATTAAACAGACGACTGAACAAATTAAACAACATCTTAACGATTTTAATAGCCCGCAAAAATAG
- a CDS encoding peptidylprolyl isomerase, which yields MKSKKFKLAIIGFICATTLAACSSEKNEDVITMKGDTITAVDVYNEVKTDSTVQSKITNMILHKVAMNAYGDKVDSKEVDKMFKETKDQYGDSFASALSQQGLTEESYKEALTANAAFEKMLEAHIKVKDADLKEVWANFHPEVETQIIAMTDEKEAKKVLEEAKKKDADFAKLAKENSTLESAADKGTTKFDSTDTTVPDEVKIAAYKLKDGTVSDLIKVTSYDANYQEVTNYYIVKMVKNQEKGNDMTPFKDQLTNIVKDNKKNDSEFQVDVISKEFKKANVKVKDEDISSVISQFIQEDEKSTESSTKDSAKTTESSKATEESTEASK from the coding sequence ATGAAAAGCAAAAAGTTTAAATTAGCGATTATTGGATTCATTTGTGCCACTACGTTAGCGGCATGTTCATCTGAAAAAAATGAAGACGTTATTACAATGAAAGGTGATACTATCACAGCTGTAGATGTCTACAACGAAGTAAAAACAGATAGTACTGTTCAATCAAAAATCACCAACATGATTTTACATAAAGTAGCCATGAACGCTTACGGCGATAAAGTGGATTCAAAAGAAGTTGACAAAATGTTCAAAGAGACAAAAGATCAATATGGCGATTCATTCGCTTCAGCTTTATCTCAACAAGGCTTAACTGAAGAGTCTTATAAAGAAGCTTTAACTGCTAATGCTGCCTTTGAAAAAATGTTAGAAGCTCATATTAAAGTTAAAGACGCTGACTTGAAAGAAGTTTGGGCTAACTTCCATCCAGAAGTAGAAACTCAAATAATCGCCATGACAGACGAAAAAGAAGCGAAAAAAGTTTTAGAGGAAGCGAAGAAAAAAGACGCTGATTTTGCTAAATTAGCTAAAGAAAACTCTACATTAGAATCAGCTGCTGATAAAGGAACCACTAAATTTGATTCCACTGATACAACTGTTCCAGATGAAGTTAAAATAGCTGCATACAAATTAAAAGATGGTACTGTATCAGACTTAATCAAAGTCACTTCATACGATGCTAACTACCAAGAAGTTACAAACTACTACATCGTGAAAATGGTTAAAAATCAAGAAAAAGGTAATGATATGACACCTTTCAAAGATCAATTAACTAATATCGTAAAAGATAACAAAAAGAACGATAGCGAATTCCAAGTGGACGTTATCAGCAAAGAATTCAAAAAAGCTAATGTAAAAGTTAAAGATGAAGATATTTCTTCAGTCATTAGCCAATTCATCCAAGAAGATGAAAAATCTACTGAGTCTTCTACAAAAGATTCAGCTAAAACAACTGAATCTTCAAAAGCAACTGAAGAATCAACAGAAGCATCTAAATAA